One window from the genome of Fulvivirga lutea encodes:
- a CDS encoding efflux RND transporter permease subunit, with the protein MLNRLIKYFLENKLVTVLVLSGFVLWGIITAPFGWQVDFLPSDPVPVDAIPDIGENQQIVFTQWPGRSPQDIEDQISYPLTTYLLGIPGVKSIRSSSIFGFSSIYVIFSEDVEFYWSRSRILEKLNSLPSGLLPDGVQPALGPDATALGQVFWYTIEGRDKDGNPTGGWDLHEIRTVQDFYIKYGLNATEGVSEVASIGGFIKEYQVDVNPDALKAYNIPLYKVMQAVQKSNRDVGAKTIEINQAEYLVRGLGYVKKVEDIEKAVVAVQDNVPIRIKDVAVVSLGPATRRGLLDKDGAEVVGGVVVARYGANPLQVINNVKDKIKEIAPGLPTRTLADGRESQLTIVPFYDRSELIYETLGTLEEALSLEILITILVVIVMVYNLRASLLISCLLPIAVLMVFIAMRYFGIDANIVALSGIAIAIGTMVDLGIILSENIIKHLDEAPKEQKLITTIYNGASEVSTAILTAVSTTIVSFIPVFTMEAAEGKLFGPLAFTKTFALIAALIVSLLILPTLAHWFFGFKIENKLFKKYGPYALIVIGVTGLISGQLWAGVLLILFGGIALTKQLLATKVDALPGWAKFLYNYAELIIVLIGVVWLLAKYWLPLGPSHSLLTNFLFVTMLVGAILGGFSLLEYQYKRVLNWCLNNKFKFLILPTVLIITGATIWLGFNKVFGVVSKGFNAIGVNVATTKAWSTLAHTFPGIGKEFMPSLDEGSFLLMPTSMPHSGIEFNRKVVGQLDMLLTNIPEVDLTVGKLGRVESALDPAPISMYENIINYKPEYILNKKGHRQRFKVDDNGKFITRKDDSITNEEGLALGIKADQLTPDENGEYYRNWRDHIQSPDDIWEEIVKVTKIPGVTSAPKLQPIETRLVMLQTGMRAPMGIKVYGPDLKTIEQFGLELESILQQVPSVKKEAVFADRIVGKPYIHLNINREEIARYGLNIEDVQQAIETAIGGMKISSTVEGRERFPIRVRYPRELRDDPQALGRILMPTPTGAQIPLSQLIDFEYVRGPQAIKSEETFLVGYVLFDKRDGYSEITVVNDAQERIRTMIESGQLKVPSGVSYKFSGSYENQVRAEKRLMIIVPVVLGIVFLILYFQFRSVTTSLMVFTGIAMAFSGGFIVLWLYDQSWLLNFSLFDTNFRDLFQVQTINLSVAVWVGFIALFGIATDDGVLMATYLDQSFDKNKTTDLKGIRAAIVEAGQRRIKPAIMTSATTIIALLPILTSTGRGSDIMIPMAIPAFGGMLVAAITYFIVPVLYSIREERKLNQSAS; encoded by the coding sequence ATGCTTAACAGATTAATTAAATATTTTTTGGAAAATAAACTGGTGACCGTTCTCGTTCTCTCGGGCTTTGTGCTGTGGGGAATAATAACGGCTCCATTTGGTTGGCAGGTAGATTTTCTACCCTCCGATCCGGTTCCTGTTGATGCCATTCCAGATATTGGTGAGAATCAGCAGATTGTATTTACCCAATGGCCGGGTCGTTCGCCACAGGATATTGAGGATCAAATCTCCTATCCGCTTACCACCTATTTATTAGGTATACCCGGTGTGAAGTCCATCAGAAGTTCTTCCATATTCGGGTTTTCGAGCATTTATGTCATTTTTTCAGAAGATGTTGAATTCTACTGGTCACGATCCAGAATTCTGGAAAAACTCAACTCACTGCCTTCAGGGTTACTGCCTGATGGTGTGCAACCTGCACTCGGTCCAGATGCTACAGCCCTCGGACAGGTATTTTGGTATACTATTGAAGGGCGAGATAAAGACGGCAATCCAACAGGTGGTTGGGACTTGCACGAGATTAGAACCGTCCAGGATTTTTACATCAAATATGGATTAAATGCCACTGAGGGGGTTTCTGAAGTGGCTTCGATTGGGGGTTTCATTAAAGAATATCAGGTAGATGTAAATCCCGATGCTTTGAAGGCCTATAATATTCCATTGTACAAGGTCATGCAGGCTGTGCAGAAGTCTAATAGAGATGTGGGCGCCAAAACCATTGAAATTAACCAGGCTGAATATCTGGTGCGTGGCTTAGGGTATGTAAAAAAGGTAGAAGATATAGAAAAAGCAGTGGTGGCTGTTCAGGACAATGTACCAATTAGAATTAAAGATGTGGCTGTTGTTTCCTTAGGGCCTGCCACCCGCAGAGGACTTTTGGACAAAGATGGAGCCGAAGTAGTTGGTGGTGTGGTAGTAGCCAGATATGGCGCGAATCCTTTGCAGGTAATCAACAATGTTAAAGATAAGATTAAGGAAATTGCTCCTGGCTTACCTACAAGAACTTTAGCTGACGGCAGAGAGAGTCAACTAACAATTGTTCCTTTTTACGATCGGTCAGAGTTGATTTATGAGACACTCGGCACTCTTGAAGAAGCCTTATCACTGGAGATTTTAATTACCATTCTGGTAGTGATCGTGATGGTGTACAACCTGAGAGCTTCTCTGCTGATTTCCTGTCTGCTGCCAATAGCAGTGTTGATGGTCTTCATTGCCATGCGATACTTTGGTATAGATGCCAACATTGTGGCACTGTCGGGTATCGCCATTGCCATCGGCACCATGGTCGATCTGGGAATTATACTTTCGGAGAATATCATTAAACATCTGGATGAAGCACCGAAAGAGCAGAAACTAATTACAACTATTTACAATGGCGCCTCGGAAGTATCAACTGCCATTCTTACTGCCGTTTCCACAACCATAGTCAGTTTTATTCCTGTCTTTACCATGGAAGCTGCGGAGGGTAAACTATTCGGGCCGTTAGCATTCACTAAAACATTTGCTTTAATAGCCGCATTAATTGTATCGTTATTAATTCTGCCAACCCTGGCCCACTGGTTCTTTGGCTTCAAAATAGAAAATAAGCTATTCAAAAAATATGGGCCTTATGCCCTTATCGTAATTGGTGTTACTGGCTTAATCAGCGGACAACTATGGGCGGGGGTTTTATTGATTCTTTTTGGTGGCATCGCGCTTACAAAACAGCTTTTGGCTACTAAAGTTGATGCCTTACCCGGTTGGGCAAAATTCCTTTATAACTATGCGGAATTGATCATTGTGTTGATCGGTGTGGTTTGGTTACTAGCCAAATACTGGCTGCCATTGGGTCCATCACACTCTTTGCTAACTAACTTCTTGTTTGTCACCATGTTGGTAGGTGCCATATTGGGTGGCTTTTCACTTTTAGAATATCAGTATAAGCGTGTTTTAAACTGGTGCCTGAATAATAAATTCAAGTTTTTGATCCTGCCAACGGTACTCATTATTACAGGAGCTACGATTTGGTTAGGCTTTAACAAAGTGTTTGGGGTTGTTTCTAAGGGTTTTAATGCGATTGGAGTGAATGTAGCTACAACAAAAGCCTGGTCTACCCTTGCCCACACTTTCCCCGGCATTGGTAAGGAATTTATGCCTTCACTCGATGAAGGAAGTTTCCTGCTTATGCCTACTTCTATGCCACATTCCGGTATTGAATTCAACCGAAAAGTTGTAGGGCAACTGGATATGCTGCTTACCAACATTCCTGAAGTGGATTTAACCGTTGGAAAACTTGGTAGAGTGGAATCAGCATTAGATCCAGCTCCAATTTCAATGTACGAAAACATCATCAACTATAAGCCAGAGTATATCCTCAACAAAAAAGGACACAGACAACGGTTTAAAGTAGATGATAACGGAAAGTTTATCACCAGAAAAGATGATTCCATCACCAATGAAGAAGGTCTGGCTCTTGGCATTAAGGCCGATCAGTTAACTCCGGATGAGAATGGTGAGTACTATCGAAACTGGAGGGATCACATTCAATCACCGGATGATATCTGGGAGGAAATTGTGAAGGTGACCAAAATTCCGGGCGTTACTTCCGCACCAAAACTGCAACCTATCGAAACACGATTGGTAATGCTGCAAACAGGAATGCGAGCACCCATGGGTATCAAAGTTTATGGACCCGATTTAAAGACTATCGAACAATTTGGCCTGGAGCTGGAAAGTATTTTACAACAAGTTCCTTCCGTAAAAAAAGAGGCCGTTTTTGCAGATAGAATTGTAGGCAAACCATATATCCACCTCAATATCAATCGTGAAGAAATTGCCCGCTACGGATTAAATATCGAAGATGTACAACAAGCAATAGAAACGGCTATTGGTGGTATGAAAATAAGCTCTACTGTGGAAGGTAGAGAGCGTTTCCCGATACGGGTTCGCTATCCAAGAGAGCTAAGGGATGACCCACAGGCTTTAGGTAGAATACTAATGCCTACGCCTACCGGTGCGCAAATTCCATTATCACAATTAATTGATTTTGAGTACGTAAGAGGCCCTCAAGCCATTAAAAGTGAAGAGACATTTTTGGTGGGTTATGTACTGTTCGATAAACGTGATGGCTACTCTGAGATAACGGTTGTGAACGATGCTCAGGAAAGAATTCGAACAATGATCGAATCAGGGCAGTTGAAGGTGCCTTCGGGTGTAAGTTATAAATTCTCAGGAAGCTATGAGAACCAGGTGAGAGCAGAAAAACGCCTGATGATAATAGTCCCTGTGGTGCTTGGTATCGTGTTTTTGATCTTGTATTTCCAATTCCGATCGGTAACAACTTCTCTGATGGTATTCACCGGTATTGCCATGGCGTTTAGTGGTGGATTTATAGTCTTGTGGTTGTACGATCAATCGTGGTTATTAAATTTCTCGTTGTTCGACACCAATTTCAGAGATCTATTTCAGGTGCAGACCATTAACTTGAGTGTGGCCGTTTGGGTCGGTTTTATCGCCCTATTTGGTATCGCCACAGATGATGGAGTACTTATGGCCACTTATCTCGATCAGAGTTTCGATAAAAATAAAACAACCGACTTAAAAGGAATTAGAGCAGCAATTGTAGAAGCAGGCCAGCGCAGAATTAAGCCCGCGATTATGACCTCAGCTACTACCATCATAGCCTTATTACCAATTCTCACGTCAACAGGTAGAGGTTCTGATATTATGATCCCAATGGCCATCCCAGCTTTTGGAGGCATGTTGGTGGCTGCGATTACTTATTTTATTGTGCCTGTACTTTATTCAATACGTGAGGAAAGAAAACTTAATCAATCAGCATCATGA
- a CDS encoding HYC_CC_PP family protein: protein MRKIISISLSLVLLISQLGFAMTTHYCGGHAVESKLIYGHEKLDCGMPNMDEEHHEDEHSATHYSKAKCCDNKFQYLDTEDSFKSKVQHFINELAPAVPQFLVIPNYIALDVKTPISGDAPPLVDKDILTLHQVFRL, encoded by the coding sequence TTGAGAAAGATTATTTCCATATCGCTTTCCCTCGTTTTGCTGATTAGTCAGCTGGGTTTTGCCATGACTACACATTATTGTGGTGGCCATGCTGTTGAATCTAAATTGATTTATGGGCACGAGAAACTCGACTGTGGAATGCCCAACATGGACGAAGAACACCATGAAGATGAGCACTCTGCCACACACTATAGCAAAGCAAAATGCTGTGATAATAAATTTCAGTACTTGGATACTGAAGATAGTTTTAAATCTAAAGTACAGCATTTCATCAACGAACTAGCTCCAGCAGTTCCGCAATTTCTAGTAATTCCGAATTACATCGCACTTGATGTAAAAACACCAATTTCAGGAGACGCTCCACCTCTGGTCGATAAAGATATATTGACCCTACATCAAGTATTCCGCTTATAG
- a CDS encoding helix-turn-helix domain-containing protein, whose product MSTLYIKNMVCNRCIEAVSEEFSKLNIPIQSIALGEAIVPSELSSNQMDQLSKALSIRGFELLKDNNSKLITQIKSILVDQIHHKGQMPKVNFSTLLSDKLKHDYSSLSRLFSSVEGITVEKYLLKLKIEKVKELIIYDELNLSEISYQLNYSSVAHLSSQFKKETGMTPSEFKKLEIGNRNELDKL is encoded by the coding sequence ATGTCAACGCTCTATATCAAAAACATGGTATGCAACCGCTGCATTGAAGCGGTAAGCGAGGAATTTAGTAAACTGAATATTCCAATACAAAGTATAGCATTAGGTGAGGCCATAGTTCCTTCCGAGCTCTCTTCAAATCAAATGGATCAACTATCCAAAGCTCTGAGCATTCGCGGGTTTGAATTATTAAAAGATAACAACTCAAAACTAATCACTCAGATTAAGTCCATTTTGGTAGACCAAATTCATCATAAAGGCCAAATGCCCAAGGTAAATTTCTCCACATTACTTTCGGATAAGTTAAAACATGACTATTCATCATTAAGTCGCTTGTTTTCATCAGTAGAGGGCATTACCGTTGAAAAGTACCTTCTCAAGCTTAAGATTGAGAAAGTAAAGGAACTGATCATTTATGATGAGTTAAACCTATCTGAAATTTCTTATCAATTAAATTATAGCAGTGTAGCCCATCTTTCATCTCAGTTTAAAAAGGAGACCGGCATGACCCCTTCAGAATTTAAAAAGTTGGAGATAGGTAATAGAAACGAGTTGGATAAGCTCTGA
- a CDS encoding adenylate/guanylate cyclase domain-containing protein, protein MTRKKTLLQRVADIGVRENFLGTKKRYLQVSNIAAMLGVLFNTLWMSIALSISEITSAVWNGVLGLMFLMVLVLNKKGSRVAASVWLAISAYISVLVFLYLSGYGSGITTVCFLIIILPYMTFPRKARALAHGFSVLACLTLIFAVVFQSEFYAHNEGMDPYLSQIVNMGMTAFICLALIWSLSVLIDRSEDSLMAEQKKSDDLLHNILPKKIIHDLKIHGKTIPKRHENVSILFTDFEGFTEIVATIPAITLVNELNEIFGRFDEIMEETGMEKIETIGDAYMAACGLEDEATNHAVICIRAAKKMLSYLEERNKNHELQWKMRVGIHSGTVVAGVVGKKKFAYDLFGDTINTASRMESAGESGRINISSSTFELVKNEFNCIARGKIFAKGKGELDMYFVG, encoded by the coding sequence ATGACACGAAAAAAAACTCTTTTGCAAAGAGTTGCTGATATTGGCGTAAGGGAGAATTTCTTAGGAACTAAGAAAAGGTATTTACAGGTATCCAATATAGCCGCCATGCTGGGGGTGCTTTTCAATACGTTATGGATGTCCATTGCCCTATCCATTTCGGAAATAACAAGTGCTGTATGGAATGGAGTATTGGGCTTGATGTTTCTGATGGTATTGGTTTTAAACAAGAAAGGAAGTCGGGTAGCTGCTTCGGTCTGGCTGGCCATCTCTGCATACATTTCCGTTCTCGTATTTCTTTACTTGTCAGGATACGGTTCAGGGATTACCACAGTTTGTTTTTTGATCATCATCTTGCCCTACATGACTTTCCCGCGCAAGGCAAGAGCCCTTGCCCATGGTTTCAGTGTATTGGCCTGCCTAACTTTAATTTTTGCCGTTGTTTTTCAATCAGAATTCTATGCGCACAACGAGGGCATGGATCCCTATTTATCACAGATTGTGAATATGGGCATGACGGCATTCATTTGTCTCGCATTAATTTGGAGCTTGTCAGTGCTGATTGATCGATCCGAAGATTCATTAATGGCAGAACAGAAAAAATCAGATGACCTTCTACATAATATTCTACCTAAAAAGATCATACACGACTTGAAAATACATGGTAAGACCATTCCTAAAAGGCATGAGAATGTTTCGATACTATTCACTGATTTTGAAGGTTTTACCGAAATAGTGGCAACCATTCCCGCAATCACCTTAGTGAATGAGCTGAATGAAATCTTCGGGCGATTTGATGAAATCATGGAGGAAACCGGCATGGAAAAAATTGAAACCATTGGTGATGCCTATATGGCCGCATGTGGTCTTGAAGATGAGGCCACAAATCATGCAGTAATTTGTATCAGAGCGGCAAAAAAGATGCTATCCTACCTTGAGGAAAGGAATAAGAACCATGAATTACAATGGAAAATGCGGGTTGGTATACATTCAGGAACTGTAGTTGCCGGTGTGGTAGGCAAAAAAAAGTTTGCCTATGACCTTTTTGGAGATACGATAAACACTGCCAGCAGAATGGAATCTGCAGGTGAATCTGGCAGAATTAATATCTCCTCATCCACCTTTGAACTGGTAAAGAACGAATTCAATTGTATTGCTCGCGGAAAAATCTTTGCCAAGGGAAAAGGGGAATTGGACATGTATTTTGTAGGATAG
- a CDS encoding restriction endonuclease, translating into MKSLPKREDFFKPVLKAIYELGGSGRNDEINNKVIELLQLPADLLEIQHTETQTKFEYEMAWVRTMLENQGYLENSARGIWAIKTDHKVDLNFSVSLKEEKQIANEISERENWKDELIKTITDELSPNAFERLVKRLLREKGFIQVEVTGRSGDGGIDGRGVATINGILSFHIIFQCKRYKGKVSSKEIRDFRGAMVGRTDKGLFITTGQFTRDAIFEASRDGAPAIDLMDGEKLAEKLKELSLGVHIEIREKISIDKNWFRNFENG; encoded by the coding sequence ATGAAAAGTTTACCTAAAAGAGAAGATTTTTTCAAACCTGTGTTAAAAGCGATATATGAGCTAGGCGGTTCAGGAAGAAATGATGAAATAAATAATAAAGTAATTGAGCTGCTTCAATTACCTGCAGACCTTTTGGAAATTCAACATACTGAGACACAAACAAAATTTGAGTATGAGATGGCTTGGGTACGAACTATGTTGGAAAACCAAGGATATTTGGAAAATTCAGCAAGAGGAATTTGGGCAATTAAAACCGATCATAAGGTAGATCTGAATTTTTCTGTGAGCTTGAAAGAAGAAAAACAAATTGCGAATGAAATTTCTGAGCGTGAGAATTGGAAAGATGAACTAATTAAAACGATCACAGATGAATTATCACCTAATGCTTTTGAGAGATTAGTCAAAAGATTATTGAGAGAAAAAGGATTTATTCAGGTAGAGGTCACAGGCAGATCTGGTGATGGAGGTATAGATGGGCGAGGTGTTGCAACAATAAATGGTATTCTTAGCTTCCATATAATATTTCAGTGCAAACGCTATAAAGGAAAAGTGAGCTCAAAAGAGATCAGAGATTTTAGAGGAGCCATGGTCGGGCGAACTGATAAAGGATTATTTATTACGACAGGTCAATTCACAAGGGATGCTATTTTTGAGGCTTCTCGTGATGGAGCGCCAGCAATAGATTTAATGGATGGCGAAAAGTTAGCTGAGAAGCTTAAGGAACTAAGTCTTGGTGTTCATATTGAAATCAGAGAAAAAATAAGTATCGATAAAAATTGGTTTAGGAATTTTGAAAATGGTTGA
- a CDS encoding type II toxin-antitoxin system HipA family toxin: MRKNIYVYADWEGLHKPSLMGILHADLLRGNEIFSFEYDSNWLKSGHTQLLDPDLKLYAGVQYLNDQEKTNFGLFLDSSPDRWGRVLMLRKEAALARAENRNKKTLFETDYLLGVYDEHRMGALRFKLDPNQPFLSDDKILASPPWTSIRELEQISLKLEDDDIIDHPEYIKWLNMLVAPGSSLGGARPKASVLDQDNHLWIAKFPSQKDDMDIGGWEIVTYELALAAGITMAQSQAIKFSSKHHTFLTKRFDRTTRGRRLHFASAMTLLGHTDGADYKANVSYLELVEFIMTRGSNVNQDLEQLWRRIVFSICVSNVDDHLRNHGFMLSEKGWLLSPAYDINPVESGNGLKLNISDTDNALDLKLALEVYPFFRISKDQALAIIKEVKEAVKNWRQIATKYGISKTEQELKSMAFKQADEN, translated from the coding sequence ATGAGGAAAAATATTTATGTATACGCAGATTGGGAAGGGTTACATAAACCAAGCCTTATGGGTATATTACATGCAGATTTACTACGCGGAAATGAGATATTTTCATTTGAGTATGATTCAAATTGGTTGAAATCTGGGCATACTCAATTACTCGATCCCGACTTGAAGCTCTACGCAGGGGTTCAATACCTGAATGATCAAGAGAAAACGAATTTCGGCTTATTTCTAGATTCTTCACCCGATCGATGGGGGCGGGTTTTGATGCTGCGTAAAGAAGCTGCACTGGCCAGGGCTGAAAATCGTAACAAAAAAACCTTGTTTGAAACTGACTATTTACTAGGTGTATATGATGAACATCGCATGGGTGCATTACGATTTAAACTTGATCCAAACCAACCATTTTTAAGCGATGATAAGATTTTAGCAAGTCCCCCCTGGACTTCAATCCGCGAACTCGAACAAATTAGTTTGAAGTTAGAAGATGATGATATAATTGATCATCCTGAATATATTAAATGGCTTAATATGTTGGTGGCTCCAGGCTCTTCATTAGGTGGTGCACGACCAAAAGCAAGTGTATTGGATCAAGACAATCACTTATGGATTGCTAAGTTTCCAAGTCAAAAAGATGATATGGACATTGGCGGATGGGAGATAGTAACATATGAATTGGCACTTGCAGCTGGAATAACAATGGCGCAAAGCCAGGCAATTAAGTTTTCCAGTAAACATCATACATTTTTAACAAAAAGGTTTGATCGTACAACAAGAGGGAGGCGTTTGCATTTTGCTTCTGCCATGACCCTATTAGGTCATACTGATGGTGCCGATTACAAGGCAAATGTAAGTTACCTTGAATTAGTGGAGTTTATTATGACCCGAGGTTCAAATGTTAATCAGGATCTCGAGCAATTATGGCGCAGAATCGTATTCAGCATTTGCGTTTCTAATGTAGATGACCATTTACGTAATCATGGCTTTATGCTATCAGAAAAAGGCTGGCTGCTGTCTCCTGCCTATGATATCAATCCCGTTGAGTCAGGTAATGGACTCAAATTAAATATCTCAGACACTGATAATGCTCTAGACCTCAAACTTGCATTGGAGGTATACCCATTTTTCCGAATATCAAAGGATCAAGCTTTAGCAATAATTAAAGAAGTAAAGGAGGCTGTAAAAAATTGGCGACAAATTGCCACCAAGTATGGCATATCAAAAACAGAGCAGGAATTAAAATCTATGGCTTTTAAACAGGCTGATGAAAATTGA
- a CDS encoding helix-turn-helix domain-containing protein: MGREKPILLPKHKKLLTELGENIKLARLRRKFSAEQVSERANISRPTLLSIEKGSESVSIGLYLQVLIVLGLEKDLSLIAKDDELGRKLQDAELRVKERAPKENSG, encoded by the coding sequence ATGGGAAGAGAAAAGCCAATATTATTACCAAAACATAAGAAACTGCTAACAGAACTAGGTGAGAATATTAAGCTGGCAAGGCTAAGAAGAAAATTTAGTGCTGAGCAGGTTTCAGAACGTGCAAATATCAGTCGCCCTACGTTATTATCTATAGAAAAAGGATCAGAGAGTGTGAGTATAGGTCTCTATCTGCAGGTACTCATTGTGCTTGGGTTGGAAAAGGACTTATCATTAATTGCAAAAGATGATGAATTGGGCAGAAAACTGCAGGATGCGGAATTAAGAGTAAAAGAACGGGCTCCTAAAGAGAATAGCGGATGA
- a CDS encoding LytR/AlgR family response regulator transcription factor: MKVLIIEDELPAQKRLKRQLAEIDEFIEVLDCLDSISSGIAWFQNNPDPDLLFLDIQLADGLSFKILEQVKTECPIIFCTAYDEYAIKAFKHNSIDYLLKPIDQADLEAALKKFQKNYGTKNQIDLQKLQEILTQPKKDYKQRFMVKIGEKIQSINIASIDYFYSDQKATFLKTKDNKKYLIDYPLDQLEELLDPAVYFRLNRKYITHHNAIDSVFSFSNSRLKVTLKNSDDDNILISREKVQKFKEWLDA; this comes from the coding sequence ATGAAAGTTCTGATAATAGAGGATGAACTACCGGCACAAAAGCGGTTAAAGCGGCAACTAGCAGAAATTGACGAGTTCATTGAGGTGCTGGATTGCCTGGATTCTATTTCAAGTGGCATTGCATGGTTTCAAAATAACCCCGATCCAGACCTGCTGTTTTTAGACATCCAACTGGCCGATGGCTTGAGCTTTAAAATACTCGAGCAGGTAAAAACGGAATGCCCCATTATTTTCTGTACGGCATATGATGAATATGCCATCAAAGCCTTCAAGCATAACAGTATCGATTACCTGCTTAAACCAATAGATCAGGCTGATTTAGAAGCTGCACTAAAGAAGTTTCAGAAGAATTACGGCACTAAAAATCAGATAGATTTACAGAAGCTTCAGGAAATACTTACACAACCCAAAAAAGACTATAAGCAGCGGTTTATGGTCAAGATTGGCGAGAAAATACAAAGTATCAACATTGCCTCTATCGACTACTTTTACAGTGACCAAAAAGCCACGTTTCTAAAAACCAAAGACAATAAAAAATACCTCATTGATTATCCGTTGGATCAGTTAGAAGAGCTTTTAGACCCGGCAGTCTATTTTAGATTAAACAGAAAATACATCACCCACCACAACGCCATTGATTCGGTATTTTCTTTCAGTAATAGCCGTTTAAAAGTCACCCTTAAAAACAGTGACGATGATAACATCTTAATCAGCCGGGAGAAGGTACAGAAGTTTAAGGAGTGGTTGGATGCTTGA
- a CDS encoding sensor histidine kinase, with translation MDEYNSNAPRSWKYYKNLRLLILINLIIALVITISFNLDTIGTSAFFTKWPEFIYSFLISFTLSYGISFITDKTDQRISWIQNPLKRLLVEVTAVSLFAFIVSLLFSTLILVSFYDHNFETLPWQTLMWRTRYAILISLFITLIFTSRAFLFEWRSAAIASEKMRADKFEGQYQSLKNQLNPHFLFNSFNTLSNLVHEDQDKATEFIQKLSKIYRYVLEVQKEELVSLGQELSFLESYIGLQKLRFGDSLLVSMDVKHKNLLIPPLTLQLLLENAIKHNIISKDQPLEIKIFDKEDSITISNNLQPKDVGENSTGIGLENIRSQLNYFTSSKLNVIKSDDAFVVEVPLLKDL, from the coding sequence ATGGATGAATATAATTCTAACGCACCCAGAAGCTGGAAATACTATAAAAACCTAAGGTTATTAATCTTAATAAACTTGATAATCGCGTTGGTAATTACCATTTCTTTCAATCTTGATACAATCGGAACTTCGGCTTTTTTCACAAAATGGCCGGAGTTCATTTATTCTTTTCTCATATCATTTACCTTAAGTTATGGTATATCATTTATAACAGACAAAACAGATCAGCGGATAAGTTGGATTCAAAACCCGCTTAAGAGGCTATTGGTTGAAGTTACGGCCGTATCATTATTTGCATTCATTGTCAGCCTGCTATTTTCAACCCTCATTTTGGTTTCTTTTTATGACCATAATTTTGAAACCCTACCCTGGCAAACATTGATGTGGCGCACCCGTTATGCCATTTTGATTTCACTATTTATTACACTCATATTTACCAGCAGGGCCTTTTTGTTTGAGTGGAGATCAGCTGCCATTGCTTCGGAAAAAATGCGTGCAGATAAGTTTGAAGGGCAATATCAGTCCTTAAAAAATCAATTGAATCCGCATTTTCTATTCAATTCTTTTAATACGCTGAGTAACCTTGTTCATGAAGATCAGGATAAGGCCACTGAGTTTATTCAGAAGCTGTCCAAGATTTACCGCTATGTGCTTGAAGTACAAAAGGAAGAGCTAGTCAGTTTAGGTCAAGAGTTGTCGTTTTTAGAAAGCTATATCGGACTCCAAAAGTTACGATTTGGAGATAGTTTATTAGTGAGTATGGATGTTAAACACAAAAATCTATTAATACCTCCACTTACACTTCAGCTATTGCTTGAAAATGCCATCAAGCATAACATTATTTCTAAAGACCAACCCTTAGAGATTAAAATCTTCGATAAGGAAGATTCAATTACAATTTCGAATAATCTACAGCCTAAAGATGTAGGGGAAAACTCAACCGGCATTGGCTTGGAGAATATCCGATCACAGTTAAACTATTTTACCAGCAGCAAATTAAATGTTATCAAATCGGATGATGCCTTTGTTGTAGAAGTACCCTTACTCAAAGACCTATGA